The following nucleotide sequence is from Apium graveolens cultivar Ventura chromosome 4, ASM990537v1, whole genome shotgun sequence.
CTAGTATGTATGTACCATATTAATTAAGAATGGATTAATGCTTGCTATAACCCCTTTGGTATAATGCTTGCTGGATATGCCCCCTGCTCCTTAGAAGAAGTTAGTTGTGCTGCTGAAACAAGATGCTTTGGGGGTAGTATATTTTGATATCGCAATTCACATGCTACaatattatgcttgcttcatcCTATATCTCTTTCAGTTTAATCCTCTTCAAAGTTCATTCATACTAATTATATAATATAGTCTATACTATATTATTAAGAATTAACTAGAAACAGATTGAGTTTTCAGTTCAATCTTCTTTAAGCTGAAGCATCACACCTCCTCCAAGCCTTCAGAATGCATGTGTTATCCTTCATATCATTTTACATTGCTTCTGGTTCATACCTTTAAGTATCTGATATGTCTTTAGATGTTGAACCGAACCATGACTTTATAGGCCAATATTTTAACACTACTATGTTTTTCTTTATACAGCATGGAAACATTTATGAAGCTGAGACACCACATCAAGAGTCCAGAAATGGAGCTAGAAGATCATTTAGGACATAGGAGTAGGAGTAGTGTATTGCGACAACAATAAAATTTGTCAGTTATTAGGTAATGCATTTTTACCTTTAGTGCCAAACCCGGATATAGATTTAGATGAATATACATCATATTGTATTTTGTGTGTTGCTTACACGATTCTCCTTGGCATACGCATACAGCGAAAgagatttttaaatattttttaaggtGTAATATGATGGAATATCATTTGGTTTCCACGAGATTTTGACAAACATGATGCTTGTTATTTTTTTGTTTGACCTATAAAGAAATGTTGGGCATAATTGGACTCACCTTGCATACAAGCAAATCTATCATACGAGTCAGTTACATATTTTGCCCAATACTGTATCATCTTAAACATCATAGTTACTACAGATCAATCTTATCATCATATATCATCATCTGTGACCATCTGTGCAGTGTGATGTACAAACCACCAGCAGCTGATAAAGGGAACTCAAGAGAGTCCGCGTTTTTAAACCTGGCTTTAGCACTTTCAACTTTACAGATACAAATGCTTTTAGCCAACTAATAGTTTATAGACATGATAAAGGGGGGGCAATGCATCAGTGAGTATTTATTGGATTTTTGTCAAGGGAGAAATAAAGTTCACTTGTTTATAACTCCATTAAGTAAAGTCCCATCCCCTTCAATGTATATACCTTTCCTCCCTTTTAATCCCACTTCCTTTATCTTGTCCTCAAGTTTAGCATCATCATATACCTTCTCCTTCTTCACTAAGAAAAACTAGCAAGTCTCTCCCTACATATACAGAAGCTCTATCACCTTTTATTGCTCAAGTCCCATAGACGCTTCGTTGTCtattatcaatatcagacttaATCATagataaaaatatatatatatatatataaagacaAATGACTGATTGGGGACCAGTGGTGGTGGCAGTGGTGATGTTCATAGTATTATCACCGGGGTTGCTATTTCAGTTACCAGCAAGGAATAGGGTGATGGAATTCGGGAACATGTACACCAGTGGAATTTCCATCTTGGTACATGCTGTCTTATACTTTTGTATTTATACCATCTTGATTGTTGCTATTGGAATTCACATACGTACTCAATGATCCCTTGTCCATCACAACTACTATATTTATTATTACATCAATTGAGATATCTCTTCTCAACTTGTTGGTGTTTAAAGTTTCGCTGTATTTTCATTTACATGGTGCTGTATTCCCACCAGATTGGTTACTGCAATCCAAGGTATTATGGACACTCACAAAAATTATTTGTCATACTCTTGTTTGTAAATGCAACTACACTATGAAATCTGCAGAGCGCGCATACTTTCCTGAAATTTGCAATTCAAATGATCAGGGATCGCATTGTGAAAATTAATTTGTCTTTGCGATTCTGCTCTATTATTATTTTTTTGCTAGTTGATTCTGCTCTATTATGCTTCTTTAAGGTGGATAGATCAGTAGTGTTATACGATACACCACACATGATAAGTTAATAAGATTGGTTTTAGAATGTGTGAAACAAATTCTGTTGATATATGATAACAATCTGAATCATCATCATAGGGTAAGTGACAATCCTGAACAAGTTTTTTATGTAGGCATGACATGTTGCAGTCGAACAAGATGAATATAAAAAAACAGGACACCAAATTAGACTTAGAAAAAGTTGACCAACACGAAAACATTCTCAGATAAGGTAAGAGCAAACTAAACAGAAAGCAACTGAATGCACCAACATCAAATTACACACAACCCCGTTTGCAAAATAAACATGGGCTAACTTATGTAAATGTGGACATGGACAGCAAGAATAAGGACGGCATGAGAAAATGAGAGCGTGGACAGCGATGGACTTGCCGTTGGTGTTCATGCTCCCAAGCTCAAGCTGGCTTTTGGTTTCCTGGTAACTGGAACAGCATCCCAGGTTGCAAAAGTATAAATAGCAGCACTCCTATTAACATTGGCCCCCAATCAGCCATTTTTAATCTTCCAATTCCTCCTCTTTTTACCGATATTACTAAACAACCTTAGTTCAGTGCACGTAATTAAGACATGAGAGCTTCTCGGATCTTGACTTCAAACACAGAGACTCGAATAAGGACACTTCAAAGTTCAGACTAGGACTAATCATTTTGGGAGCACAACAACTTGTTGGCGGGCACTTCAAATATTCAATATTATAGAACGGACTTGCTTTATAATACCCATTTAAAATTTTGTTGGTGCAAGACAACACAGAAGGCTTGCAAGAAGAGACTTTGTTCAATGCTGAAACTCTTTTTAATTATTATCTTTATAAAGATGAGGGTAGATATCGCTTGCTTTTATATTTTAGTGGTTCAAAAGAATTGGCCAAAGGATCTACAATTACACCCGATATTTTGTACTTCAATGGTGTAAgaatatatttttgaatttgtttatgaaaatatttattaaaaataagcATTGAGTTATATCAGATATGATCAACTTATTAAAGTAGCCTCTTTTTTGTTTTTAATTCCCAAGAAACAATCCAAAGAAATGAAACCAGAACATAAACTATGAACTCGTTACTATGATCGAGCACCTTGCATCCGGACGACAACCACAACCATAGATGTAATATGAGTTCTTATCTCCCAAACAAATCGTGTTGGGTTGTACTACCACCATTACACTATgggtgtgtttggtattgctgttacacagcaacagcagcttttcgctgaaaatcagttaaaaaactgtttggtaaaatttaaaagctgtTTTTCTGAAAAGTGCTTTTGGCTTAAAAGCTGCTGTTAAAGAAAGCAAGTCCCCTCATGCTTTTAGAAAAAGCTGATTTTCAGCTGTTGCGGGAAGCAGATGTCTGCTtctgatttcaccatcaaaccttaccaaaagcatcattatttttaattttttgcatcaaaacatatacgaatcaaaaaaattaccaaacagtcatctgatttttacaacagcaCTTTTTCCAGCAGAGCCAAACAGCACAgcaatttttaacagcaatcccaAACAGAGCCTATACCTCAGGACAGAAACATCTTGATTAGATTATGAGCACTATAGGTTTACCTCAGCCCATGGAAGGCCTTTCCAGATAAAAGACTGCCAAGTGCCACCAGAAGGATCTCTGTCCTTGAAACATGCCCAATTGAATTACAAGCTTGAAAAAATAGGAAATAAACCATCTAATTTTCCATGTACAACAGTGACAATCCCATACCAATTGGCAATGACGACAATAAGAAGAAAGACATTAAACAGAACAAGGGCTGAATGGGCATACTGACATTAAACATCAAGCCCTTACTCTAAAGTGTTATACTGCAGTAATTCAGGACAATCAAGCCACTGAGAGAGAAGGTTAATTTTGTATGTGATTGGTTCCCCCATTGCTATCTAGATTATCTACCATGGTTTACGGATACAACGAGAGCTGACAGCTACTCCACTCTGAAATTGTGCTAGAAAAAGATGATCCACACAGGTTGGATTCATAGTTCTTTTTTTTTTGGACTTGAGAGCAGATTTCTACTTATTTTTATTTTGTGATTGTCAGAAATATTGACCATAATTTAGTAGAGTTCATGGATAAGTATCATTATTACTATCTTAATGAAGTCCTAATCTCAGTCCTGATTTCTAGCGACATTGTTAGGCTTCAGGTCATTCTACCTCATTGGGCACTGTGTCATACATGCCAAACATTCAATGGTAATAAAGGAAAGCAACTAGCACAGTAGCAAGTGACAAATAGTTTAGGAGGTTTAGAAGTAACAGAATGTCACAAGTGACTAACAATAAGAGAATAGCTTGAATTTCAATGGAGAAAACATATTAATAGGAGAATCTTTGGCATTCCTCAATCATTTAAATGTATATAACCTTCCAGATAATTTCTTTAAGTACTGGACATGAATAAAGTAAATGTAAGATTCAGATGCATCCCTGAACTTCAAGCATAATTCAAGCGGAATATGTCATTGAACACATAGAAACTTCCTTGGGGCGTAGGCATTAAATGGAACATCTGTATCACAGAGTACATGTGTAATGAGAATTCGATGTATAATCCgattaataaaaaatcaagttATCATAACTTGAATAAGATGTTTCATCATTAATGAACTAGCATATGCATCTAGATAAACGTCATTGAAATATATATGAACCTTACAACAGTCAAAATTACATCAAGTAAAATATGCATATGGATAAGTTGTACTAAGGTAAGCAAATATAAAAAGGAATTCAACACCTCAAACCACAACAAATCCCTAGAAAATTTTAACTAGAGAGCCTTCAGTATGAGAAACTGAAGCTTTGATTTTAACTTGTAATAGACTCCTAATATCGTCATACTATTAGTTATCATGCATTAGACAATGCTTGTTATTTACCTAATATGTACAAAGACCAAACACCTTTAGAAATTAATGGGTCGATATGGGTACTTGTGACATACACACACAGTAGGAAATCAGATACATAATAGGTATGGTATGATTACATATATGTATTAATGAATGAAACAGCGATCACCTTGTAAATCACGCCTCTGATTGTCAGTTGAGACCCAAAAACAGTTCACTGAAGTTGGTGCAATTTTATAATGTATTGAATATAGATATGTAAGTATTAGAGCAGACTTCTTACCATCTGCTGGAATAGCTCAGTTGGTTAGAGCGTGTGGCTGTTAACCTCATACAAGTTCATAACTTTTTTTCCAGTGTAACAAGGCACCATTTGGTAGAAACAGTCATCAAGTTAAAAGAAAAATACAAGTGTTTGGTAAACATAATTTTAAATTGTTACTTGTTACAATTAATTTCAAGTTACAAATATCAAATTACAAATATCGTTTAAAAAATGTTTATATGAAAAATGTTACTGATATTTTGATAGAgtgatttaaaaaaatttatgttAAGAACGCTAAAATATATAGGCAGGCAGGCATGCATGCATACTCAGTTGTCAATCATAACCAAAAATGGAAAAACTATTCATATCAAAGACTTAAATAAAAATAACAAATATATATGCAGGCATGCATGCATACTCAGTTGTCAATCTTAACCAAAAATGGAAAAACTATTCATATTAAAGACTTGCATAAAAATAACATACTCAAACATGTTATAAACAAATATGCACTCTTTTCTTCATTAAGGTAAAGGGCACTTGGTATGATACTTCAAAAAAATTACTACTGACAAGCCTATGAAATGTTCAAAAAAATTGCATTGAAGCATTGTAATAATTCGGC
It contains:
- the LOC141717999 gene encoding uncharacterized protein LOC141717999, whose protein sequence is MTDWGPVVVAVVMFIVLSPGLLFQLPARNRVMEFGNMYTSGISILVHAVLYFCIYTILIVAIGIHIRTQ